In Gemmatimonadales bacterium, a genomic segment contains:
- a CDS encoding alpha/beta fold hydrolase, protein MLPFMLAVALGVAPIQRVEVALAETLLVTAHGDGAPVVLVPGLFGSAYGWRKVVSLLAASGRRTIVIEPLAIGGSARPRGADYSLTAQADRIATVLDILGVREAVVVAHSTAGGMVFRMAVRRPELVRAVVSLDGGPSETAATPGFRRAMSFAPLIRMVGSAGLRGRVRSSLVRASGDPAWVTDEAIARYTEGATADFGATLLAFMAMAGSHEPMALAPRLAEVRCPVFLLVGEAPHGGRVSEREIALLRHEVVGFTLEMVPGAGHYLQEERPDVVAAAVERALGTVATVARR, encoded by the coding sequence ATGCTGCCCTTCATGCTCGCCGTCGCCCTCGGTGTCGCACCGATCCAGCGAGTGGAGGTGGCGCTGGCGGAAACACTCCTGGTGACGGCGCACGGCGACGGCGCCCCCGTCGTCCTGGTCCCGGGGCTATTCGGCTCGGCATACGGGTGGCGCAAGGTGGTGTCGTTGCTCGCGGCGTCGGGACGTCGCACGATCGTGATCGAGCCCCTCGCGATAGGAGGCTCCGCGCGTCCGCGCGGTGCGGACTACTCGCTCACGGCTCAGGCCGACCGCATCGCCACGGTCCTCGACATCCTGGGGGTGCGTGAGGCGGTGGTGGTCGCGCACTCGACGGCGGGCGGGATGGTGTTCCGGATGGCCGTGCGCCGCCCCGAGCTGGTGCGCGCGGTCGTCTCGCTCGACGGAGGGCCGTCGGAGACCGCGGCGACGCCGGGGTTCCGCCGCGCAATGTCCTTCGCGCCGCTCATTCGAATGGTGGGCAGCGCCGGGCTGCGCGGGCGCGTCCGTTCGTCGCTGGTGCGCGCGTCGGGTGACCCGGCGTGGGTGACCGACGAGGCCATCGCGCGTTACACGGAGGGCGCGACCGCGGACTTCGGCGCGACGCTCCTGGCATTCATGGCGATGGCGGGGTCGCACGAGCCGATGGCTCTGGCGCCTCGCCTCGCCGAGGTGCGGTGTCCGGTGTTCCTGCTGGTGGGGGAGGCGCCGCACGGCGGCCGCGTGAGCGAACGCGAGATTGCTCTCCTCAGGCACGAGGTGGTCGGGTTCACGCTCGAAATGGTCCCGGGCGCGGGGCACTACCTCCAGGAGGAGCGGCCCGATGTCGTGGCGGCGGCAGTGGAGCGGGCGTTGGGGACGGTGGCCACGGTGGCGCGGCGGTGA
- a CDS encoding nucleoside deaminase, whose protein sequence is MTGPDPIRIDYPAWVDDVVEWDRRYATDQEKMRLAVALARENVVRDTGGPFGAAIFERDTGRLVAVGMNSVVRLNNCTLHGEMVAFMMAQRRLGSFTLGAPGMPAHELVTSCEPCAMCLGATLWSGVKRMVCGAAREDATRLNFEEGPVFPESYRYLEDRGITIVHGVCRDEAREVIELYRRRSGKIYNA, encoded by the coding sequence GTGACGGGCCCCGACCCGATCCGCATCGACTACCCCGCGTGGGTGGACGACGTCGTGGAGTGGGACCGGCGCTACGCGACCGACCAGGAAAAGATGCGCCTCGCCGTCGCCCTCGCGCGCGAGAACGTCGTGCGCGACACGGGCGGCCCCTTCGGCGCGGCGATATTCGAGCGCGACACCGGACGTCTCGTCGCCGTCGGCATGAACAGTGTGGTGCGCCTCAACAACTGCACCCTGCACGGCGAGATGGTCGCCTTCATGATGGCGCAGCGGCGCCTGGGCTCGTTCACGCTCGGGGCGCCCGGAATGCCGGCCCATGAGCTGGTCACCTCGTGCGAGCCGTGCGCCATGTGCCTCGGCGCGACGCTGTGGAGCGGAGTCAAGCGGATGGTGTGCGGCGCGGCGCGGGAAGACGCCACTCGGCTCAACTTCGAGGAAGGACCCGTCTTTCCCGAATCGTACCGTTACCTGGAAGATCGCGGCATCACGATCGTGCACGGCGTGTGTCGCGACGAGGCGCGCGAGGTGATAGAGCTTTACCGCCGGCGAAGCGGGAAGATCTACAACGCTTGA
- a CDS encoding xanthine dehydrogenase family protein subunit M, whose protein sequence is MRTAISALELLEPKTLGTALKLLRTKGPLVPVAGCTDVYVNLNFGTLPATRFLDLSRLGPLRRIRETGDLLSIGALATYTDIIRSRLVRRRLPMLVAAAREVGGVQVQNRGTLGGNIANASPAGDPLPVLAAAEASVVLASVDGERRVPFTAFYTGYRTSVMRPDELIVAVEVPPVEGAQWFRKVGTRVAQAISKVVMAAVRADRPRIALGSVAPTVVRLSKTEAALAAGGSLDDAKRALRSEVRPIDDMRSTAAYRLKVSENLLEQFWRETAGSAAQA, encoded by the coding sequence GTGAGGACCGCGATCTCCGCCCTCGAGCTCCTCGAGCCGAAGACGCTCGGCACCGCGCTCAAGCTGCTTCGCACCAAGGGCCCGCTCGTGCCCGTCGCCGGCTGCACCGACGTCTACGTCAACCTCAACTTCGGCACGTTGCCGGCGACGCGCTTCCTCGACCTCTCGCGGCTGGGCCCGCTTCGGCGCATCCGCGAGACGGGGGACCTGCTCTCGATCGGAGCGCTCGCGACGTACACCGACATCATCCGCTCGCGCCTGGTGCGACGCCGGCTCCCGATGCTGGTGGCGGCAGCGCGCGAAGTGGGCGGCGTGCAGGTCCAGAACCGCGGCACTCTGGGAGGGAACATCGCCAACGCGTCGCCAGCGGGGGACCCGCTGCCGGTGCTGGCGGCCGCCGAGGCGAGCGTGGTCCTGGCGAGCGTGGACGGGGAGAGGCGGGTGCCGTTCACCGCGTTCTACACCGGCTACCGCACGAGCGTGATGCGACCGGACGAGTTGATCGTGGCGGTGGAGGTCCCGCCCGTAGAGGGGGCGCAGTGGTTTAGGAAAGTAGGTACGCGTGTGGCGCAGGCGATCTCGAAGGTCGTGATGGCGGCGGTGCGCGCGGACCGGCCGCGCATCGCGCTGGGAAGCGTGGCGCCGACCGTGGTGAGGCTATCGAAGACCGAAGCGGCGCTCGCGGCCGGTGGCTCACTCGACGACGCGAAGCGCGCGCTGCGCAGCGAGGTCCGCCCCATCGACGACATGCGGTCCACGGCGGCCTATCGCCTCAAGGTCAGCGAGAACCTCCTGGAGCAGTTCTGGCGCGAAACGGCGGGCTCCGCAGCGCAGGCCTAA
- a CDS encoding type II toxin-antitoxin system Phd/YefM family antitoxin, which translates to MKKVALARVKDDFSRYLRQAAGEEIVITKHGRPAGVLIGFDTEEAWFEYRLEHHPEFLEQVAGAREALRRGRGVRLADLA; encoded by the coding sequence ATGAAGAAGGTGGCGCTGGCGCGAGTTAAGGACGATTTCTCTCGGTATCTGCGACAGGCGGCAGGAGAGGAGATCGTGATTACGAAGCACGGGCGCCCGGCTGGCGTGCTGATCGGATTCGACACCGAGGAGGCCTGGTTCGAGTACCGCTTGGAACACCATCCCGAGTTCCTCGAGCAGGTCGCTGGGGCACGAGAGGCGCTGCGGCGCGGCCGCGGTGTCCGTCTGGCTGACCTCGCGTGA
- a CDS encoding VTT domain-containing protein, whose product MTAVGSSVRAVPVAAMRVPAILAQRLGNREWDAALRATAVVGLVAIPIVQWVPQAAPLIPLALTTLWMRGPLSAFIPAGLEPVLMLYGRLYPAWLVTLVAAAASAYAEILSLHLVRGVMDLRALGRVRLGVNGSRLMRLFQRWPALAVAVAAVSPIPDWITRTLAAVSRYPAARYVAADTLGRLPKLFIPAALGAVLNVPDGWLLGLSAGSVVFGAGAGTWKWWHSKRRARRVVTS is encoded by the coding sequence GTGACCGCCGTCGGGTCGTCGGTCCGGGCCGTGCCGGTCGCCGCGATGCGGGTCCCGGCGATCCTGGCCCAGCGTCTTGGGAACCGTGAGTGGGACGCGGCCCTGCGTGCCACTGCCGTGGTGGGGCTGGTGGCGATACCGATCGTACAGTGGGTGCCGCAGGCGGCCCCGCTGATACCGCTGGCGCTGACGACGCTGTGGATGCGTGGTCCCCTCTCCGCCTTCATCCCGGCGGGGCTCGAGCCGGTCCTGATGCTCTATGGCCGGCTCTATCCCGCGTGGCTCGTGACGCTCGTGGCGGCGGCCGCGAGCGCCTACGCCGAGATCCTGTCGCTCCACCTGGTGCGCGGCGTGATGGACCTGCGCGCGCTCGGGAGGGTGCGCCTGGGGGTGAACGGCTCGCGGCTGATGCGGCTCTTCCAGCGCTGGCCCGCACTCGCGGTCGCGGTGGCCGCGGTCTCGCCCATCCCCGACTGGATCACCCGCACGCTTGCGGCGGTCTCGCGCTACCCGGCGGCGCGCTACGTGGCGGCTGATACGCTGGGCCGACTCCCCAAGCTCTTCATCCCGGCCGCGCTGGGCGCCGTCCTGAACGTCCCCGACGGCTGGTTGCTCGGCCTGTCGGCGGGGTCGGTGGTGTTCGGAGCAGGGGCCGGCACCTGGAAGTGGTGGCATTCGAAGCGGCGTGCGCGGCGCGTCGTCACCAGCTGA
- a CDS encoding multifunctional oxoglutarate decarboxylase/oxoglutarate dehydrogenase thiamine pyrophosphate-binding subunit/dihydrolipoyllysine-residue succinyltransferase subunit, with protein sequence MFSDVFRTMNAGYAQAMYEQYLRDPASVDEAWRQLFENGTSGLEPLAPVAASPAPDASLGVAPEGPAPASRLPASPDDLGHAAAAFALIRAHRIHGHSAARLDPLGAEPRGDPALDPEPLGLTPEVMARIPADVLRVYIPGARTLADAYPAMQATYCGTIAYEIEHIASHEERGWLRRTIETGAHRTPLAPDEKRRLLGRLTAVETLERFLHQAYLGQKRFSIEGLDVTVPMLDLLIELAGEAGARDVVIGMAHRGRLNVLAHVVNLPYETIFAEFEGGHGNELTPEGGTGDVKYHHGAEGTYATASGRNVTVTLVPNPSHLEAVNPVVEGRARAEQTRRAAPGAEHDPSVAVPVLLHGDAAFAGQGVVAETFNLARLRGYTTGGTIHLLTNNQVGFTTDPSEARSTDYSSDLAKGFDAPIVHVNADDPEACLAAVRLAHLYREQFRGDVVIDVIGYRRHGHNEGDEPAYTQPVMYERIRRHPTVRQLYADQLVREGVIAAARGDAESEAAYGRLAGIQQVVKSRLANEARDTEPPLRRPSLLEPETAVAEDVLRMLNDQLLAVPDGFSVSPKLQKQLERRRETIGADGGIEWAHSESLAIASLLVEGIPVRFTGQDTERGTFSQRHLVLHDTRTGLRWAPIQHLPGAKAALELHNSPLSEYACLGFEYGYAVAAPEALVLWEAQFGDFVNGAEVIVDQFIFGGLAKWGMTSRLTLLLPHGYEGQGPEHSSARVERFVALGAEGNIRVANCTTPAQYFHLLRRQARHLEMRPLVIFTPKSLLRLPAATSRLEELAAGRFRPVLDDAEAAGRRETVTRLLLCSGKVYYDLAGSPARAQSPHVAVGRVEQLYPLPLVELAELFGRYPNLRDIVWVQEEPRNMGARKFLVPKVRDLVPGTVTLKEVSRPERASTAEGYPAAHQAEQARIVKEAYGG encoded by the coding sequence GTGTTTTCCGACGTTTTCCGCACGATGAACGCGGGCTACGCACAGGCGATGTACGAGCAGTACCTGCGCGATCCCGCTTCGGTTGATGAGGCGTGGCGGCAGCTGTTCGAGAACGGGACCAGCGGGCTCGAGCCCCTCGCCCCGGTCGCCGCATCGCCCGCGCCCGACGCGTCGCTGGGAGTGGCACCGGAAGGTCCGGCTCCCGCCTCCCGGCTCCCGGCATCTCCCGACGACCTCGGCCATGCGGCGGCTGCCTTCGCCCTGATCCGGGCGCACCGCATCCACGGCCACAGCGCGGCGCGCCTCGACCCGCTCGGAGCCGAGCCCCGTGGCGACCCGGCGCTCGATCCCGAGCCGCTCGGCCTCACGCCGGAGGTCATGGCGCGCATCCCGGCCGACGTGCTGCGCGTCTACATCCCTGGCGCGCGGACGCTCGCCGACGCGTACCCCGCTATGCAGGCCACCTACTGCGGCACCATCGCCTACGAGATCGAGCACATCGCGAGTCATGAGGAGCGCGGGTGGCTGCGGCGCACCATCGAGACCGGCGCGCATCGCACGCCGCTCGCGCCCGACGAGAAGCGGCGGCTCCTCGGCCGGCTCACGGCGGTGGAAACGCTCGAGCGGTTCCTCCACCAGGCCTATCTCGGCCAGAAGCGGTTCTCCATCGAGGGGCTCGACGTGACCGTGCCGATGCTCGACCTGCTGATCGAGCTGGCGGGCGAAGCGGGCGCGCGCGACGTCGTGATCGGGATGGCCCACCGCGGCCGGCTCAACGTCCTCGCGCACGTCGTCAACCTTCCTTATGAGACGATCTTCGCGGAGTTCGAGGGCGGGCACGGAAACGAGCTGACGCCCGAGGGCGGAACGGGGGACGTGAAGTACCATCACGGCGCGGAGGGCACGTACGCCACCGCGTCGGGCCGGAACGTGACCGTGACCCTGGTGCCGAACCCGAGCCACCTTGAGGCGGTGAACCCGGTCGTCGAGGGGCGGGCTCGCGCGGAGCAGACCCGCCGTGCCGCGCCCGGGGCGGAGCACGACCCGTCCGTCGCGGTGCCCGTGCTCCTTCACGGCGACGCCGCGTTCGCGGGGCAGGGGGTGGTCGCCGAGACGTTCAACCTGGCGCGGCTGCGCGGCTACACGACCGGCGGCACGATCCACCTTCTCACCAACAACCAGGTGGGCTTCACCACCGATCCGTCGGAGGCGCGCTCGACGGACTACTCGAGCGACCTCGCGAAGGGGTTCGACGCGCCCATCGTCCACGTCAACGCCGACGACCCCGAGGCCTGTCTCGCCGCCGTGCGCCTGGCCCACCTGTACCGCGAACAGTTCCGCGGCGACGTCGTGATCGACGTCATCGGCTACCGGCGCCACGGCCACAACGAGGGCGACGAGCCGGCGTACACGCAGCCGGTCATGTACGAGCGCATCCGCCGCCACCCGACCGTTCGACAGCTCTACGCGGATCAGCTGGTGCGCGAGGGAGTGATCGCCGCTGCGCGTGGAGACGCCGAGTCCGAGGCCGCGTACGGCCGCCTCGCCGGCATCCAGCAGGTGGTCAAGTCGCGGCTCGCCAACGAGGCGCGTGACACCGAGCCGCCGTTGCGGCGTCCCTCGCTGCTCGAACCGGAAACGGCCGTCGCGGAAGACGTACTGCGGATGCTCAACGATCAGCTCCTCGCCGTCCCCGACGGGTTTTCGGTCAGTCCCAAGCTCCAGAAGCAGCTGGAGCGGCGCCGCGAGACGATCGGAGCGGACGGCGGGATCGAATGGGCCCACTCCGAATCTCTGGCGATCGCGTCGCTCCTGGTCGAAGGGATTCCGGTCAGGTTCACGGGCCAGGACACGGAGCGAGGCACGTTCAGCCAGCGCCACCTCGTGCTGCACGACACGAGAACCGGGCTGCGCTGGGCGCCGATCCAGCACCTGCCCGGCGCGAAGGCCGCCCTGGAACTGCACAACAGCCCGCTGTCGGAGTACGCGTGCCTCGGCTTCGAGTACGGTTACGCCGTCGCGGCGCCCGAGGCACTGGTGCTGTGGGAGGCGCAGTTCGGCGATTTCGTCAACGGCGCCGAGGTGATCGTGGACCAGTTCATTTTCGGCGGCCTGGCGAAATGGGGGATGACGTCGCGGCTCACGCTGTTGCTGCCGCACGGCTACGAAGGTCAGGGGCCCGAGCACTCGAGTGCCCGGGTCGAGCGGTTCGTCGCGCTGGGCGCGGAAGGCAACATCCGGGTCGCCAACTGCACTACGCCGGCGCAGTACTTCCATCTGCTCCGCCGGCAGGCGCGCCACCTGGAGATGCGTCCGCTGGTGATCTTCACGCCGAAGAGCCTGCTCAGGCTTCCGGCGGCGACGTCACGGCTCGAGGAGCTGGCGGCCGGCCGCTTCCGCCCCGTGCTCGACGACGCTGAGGCGGCGGGACGGCGCGAGACCGTCACGCGGTTGCTGCTGTGCAGCGGCAAGGTCTACTACGACCTCGCAGGCTCGCCGGCGCGCGCGCAGAGCCCGCACGTCGCGGTGGGCCGGGTGGAGCAGCTCTACCCCTTGCCCCTCGTCGAGCTCGCCGAGCTATTCGGCCGGTATCCGAACCTCAGGGACATCGTCTGGGTGCAGGAAGAGCCGCGCAACATGGGCGCGCGGAAGTTCCTGGTGCCCAAGGTGCGCGACTTGGTGCCGGGGACCGTGACCCTGAAAGAGGTGTCGCGGCCCGAGCGCGCCAGCACCGCGGAAGGCTATCCGGCGGCGCACCAGGCGGAGCAGGCGAGGATCGTGAAGGAGGCGTACGGAGGGTAA
- a CDS encoding ectonucleotide pyrophosphatase/phosphodiesterase, whose amino-acid sequence MISSLGSPKGANVGLGRDRVKRTWIAIAILVGTVVACAGPRQTRAAQGERLAPTVILISLDGFRWDYFGRTPTPNLDRLMARGVRARWMVPVVPTVTFPNHYSMVTGLYPEHHGIVGNRMVDPADGARFLYSDSSSAWQTRWWGGEPLWNTATRQGRRSAAYFWPGSDVEIAGLRPTYWKKFDGRVPGGERVAEVLRWLDLPDFQRPAFLTLYFSEVDHFGHENGPESPETLRAVRTVDSLVGLLVSGLEARGLSDMVNLIVVSDHGMAQTSPERVVFLDDSFDPAAVDQVSLGPFVSLRSRTAPAEPLARALANAGPHVRFYRRAETPARWHYRDNPRITDVVGVAEDGWTFTTRDWYARNRRRLQGGSHGYDNADPAMRAIFIAAGPAFQRGLVVEPFQNVHVYELICAVLGLRPAPNDGSLDSVRVMLRR is encoded by the coding sequence ATGATATCATCGTTGGGGTCGCCGAAGGGGGCCAACGTGGGTCTGGGGCGGGACCGTGTCAAACGGACGTGGATCGCGATCGCGATACTGGTGGGCACTGTGGTCGCCTGCGCCGGCCCGCGCCAGACGCGCGCGGCGCAGGGTGAGCGGCTCGCGCCCACCGTCATCCTGATCTCGCTCGACGGTTTCCGCTGGGACTACTTCGGCCGCACGCCGACGCCAAACCTCGATCGGCTGATGGCGCGCGGAGTGCGCGCACGCTGGATGGTGCCGGTCGTCCCGACGGTCACGTTCCCCAACCACTACTCCATGGTCACCGGGCTCTACCCCGAGCATCACGGCATCGTCGGGAACCGCATGGTGGATCCGGCCGACGGCGCCCGGTTCCTGTACTCGGACTCCTCGAGCGCGTGGCAGACCCGCTGGTGGGGCGGCGAGCCGCTGTGGAACACCGCCACCCGGCAAGGGAGGCGGAGTGCGGCCTACTTCTGGCCGGGCAGCGACGTGGAGATCGCGGGCCTGCGTCCCACTTACTGGAAGAAGTTCGACGGGCGGGTACCGGGAGGGGAGCGCGTCGCCGAAGTGCTGCGCTGGCTCGATCTCCCCGACTTTCAGAGGCCCGCATTCCTCACGCTCTACTTCAGCGAGGTGGACCACTTCGGTCACGAGAACGGCCCGGAGTCACCGGAAACGCTGAGGGCCGTGCGCACGGTGGACAGTCTCGTCGGGCTCCTGGTGAGCGGATTGGAGGCCCGCGGGCTGAGCGACATGGTCAACCTGATCGTGGTGTCCGACCACGGAATGGCCCAGACCAGCCCGGAGCGCGTGGTGTTCCTCGACGACTCTTTCGATCCGGCCGCCGTGGACCAGGTCAGTCTCGGTCCCTTCGTGTCACTCAGGTCCCGGACCGCCCCCGCGGAACCGCTGGCCCGCGCGCTGGCCAACGCCGGGCCGCACGTCCGGTTCTACCGTCGCGCCGAAACGCCCGCACGGTGGCACTACCGGGACAACCCCCGGATCACCGACGTGGTGGGTGTGGCGGAGGACGGCTGGACCTTCACGACCCGGGATTGGTACGCCCGCAACCGCCGGCGGCTCCAGGGCGGATCTCACGGTTACGACAACGCCGACCCGGCCATGCGCGCCATCTTCATCGCGGCAGGCCCGGCGTTCCAGCGCGGGCTCGTCGTCGAGCCGTTCCAGAACGTCCACGTCTATGAGCTGATTTGTGCGGTGCTCGGGCTTCGCCCGGCGCCGAATGATGGGAGTCTGGATTCGGTGAGAGTGATGTTGAGAAGGTGA
- a CDS encoding EAL domain-containing protein — translation MAIGLVALLRCVLLVLRLRDWRIGILGALVLLLLAHTLSEAPSWWSLPVSVLVLASVLVVQRVISDHRRVAAELGRERAHLDQLVENAPEAIVLLDNDDVVQRVNAYFTRMFGYTPEEAVGRRINDLIAPAHLAEEAASLTRRVTEGETVSYETVRQRKDGRLVDVSILGTPIVGPMGRMAVYGIYRDITERKAAEEQLLHLAIRDELTGLANRALFRDLVARSIGRGKRREDYAYAVVVLDIDRFKLVNESLGYSTGDQLLTAIARRLERCVRPGDTAARLGGDEFALFLDDIHDVGDAIRVADRIENELKQPFVLGTQEVFGSASIGIALSVAGYDRPEDFLRDADLAMYRAKEQGGARHEVFQVEMHKHAVAMLQLETDLRRALERDEFLLHYQPIVSMRSGKIVGFEALARWQHPQRGLVQPASFIPVAEQTGMIVPLGLWVLREACRQIKVWQQLAGPEHPLAMSVNLSAKQLLQPDLVDQIALILKETGLDAHTLQLEITESVIVENAESAVSMLARLRALNVQLHMDDFGTGYSSLSYLHRFQIDTLKIDRSFVSNLGLRGENSEIIRTIVTLARNLGIDVIAEGVETEEQLALLRAIGCAHVQGFLFSEPIPGDAAIALLGSARIS, via the coding sequence GTGGCAATCGGGCTGGTCGCCCTTTTGCGGTGCGTGCTGCTGGTATTGCGGCTTCGCGACTGGCGAATCGGGATCCTGGGCGCGCTCGTCCTCCTCCTGCTTGCGCACACCCTGAGCGAGGCGCCGAGCTGGTGGTCGCTCCCTGTCAGCGTGCTCGTCCTCGCGTCGGTGCTGGTGGTGCAGCGGGTGATCAGCGACCACCGGCGCGTCGCGGCGGAGCTGGGGCGGGAGCGGGCGCACCTCGACCAACTGGTGGAGAACGCGCCCGAGGCGATCGTCCTCCTCGACAACGACGACGTCGTCCAGCGGGTGAACGCCTACTTCACGCGGATGTTCGGGTACACGCCGGAGGAGGCCGTGGGCCGGCGGATCAACGACCTGATCGCGCCGGCGCATCTCGCCGAGGAGGCCGCGTCGCTGACCCGCAGAGTGACCGAAGGCGAGACCGTCAGCTACGAGACGGTGCGGCAGCGCAAGGACGGCCGCCTGGTGGACGTCTCGATCCTCGGCACTCCCATCGTGGGTCCCATGGGGCGGATGGCCGTCTACGGCATCTACCGCGATATCACCGAGCGCAAGGCGGCCGAGGAGCAGCTCCTCCACCTTGCGATCCGTGACGAGCTGACCGGGCTGGCCAATCGCGCGCTGTTCCGCGACCTGGTGGCGCGGTCCATCGGCCGCGGGAAACGGCGGGAGGATTACGCCTACGCGGTAGTGGTGCTCGACATCGACCGATTCAAGCTGGTCAACGAGAGCCTCGGCTACTCCACGGGAGACCAGTTGTTGACGGCGATCGCGCGTCGCCTCGAGCGTTGCGTCCGGCCCGGCGACACCGCGGCCCGCCTGGGCGGCGACGAGTTCGCCCTCTTCCTCGACGACATCCACGACGTCGGCGACGCCATCCGCGTGGCCGACCGTATCGAGAACGAGCTGAAGCAGCCGTTCGTCCTGGGCACGCAGGAGGTGTTCGGGAGCGCCAGTATCGGGATCGCGCTCTCGGTGGCGGGCTACGACCGGCCCGAGGACTTCCTGCGCGACGCCGACCTGGCGATGTACCGCGCCAAGGAGCAGGGCGGGGCGCGCCACGAGGTCTTCCAGGTTGAGATGCATAAGCACGCCGTGGCAATGCTGCAGCTGGAGACGGACCTCCGGCGAGCGCTCGAGCGCGACGAGTTCCTCCTCCACTACCAGCCGATAGTCTCGATGAGGTCGGGCAAGATCGTCGGTTTCGAGGCGCTGGCGCGCTGGCAGCACCCGCAGCGGGGCCTGGTGCAACCGGCCTCGTTCATCCCGGTGGCGGAGCAGACCGGTATGATAGTCCCCCTGGGGCTGTGGGTGCTCCGCGAGGCATGCCGCCAGATCAAGGTCTGGCAGCAGCTGGCCGGCCCTGAGCATCCCCTCGCCATGAGCGTCAACCTCTCCGCCAAGCAGCTGCTCCAGCCGGACTTGGTAGACCAGATCGCGCTCATCCTGAAGGAGACCGGTCTCGACGCGCACACGCTCCAGCTCGAGATCACGGAGAGCGTCATCGTCGAGAACGCCGAGTCGGCGGTGTCGATGCTGGCTCGCCTCCGCGCGCTCAACGTGCAGCTCCACATGGACGACTTCGGCACCGGGTACTCCTCCCTCAGCTACCTCCACCGCTTCCAGATCGACACTCTCAAGATCGACCGCTCGTTCGTGAGCAACCTGGGCCTGCGCGGCGAGAACTCGGAGATCATCCGGACGATCGTGACGCTGGCGCGCAACCTCGGCATCGACGTGATCGCGGAAGGAGTCGAGACCGAGGAGCAGCTCGCGCTGCTCCGCGCGATCGGGTGCGCCCACGTCCAGGGATTCCTCTTCTCGGAGCCCATCCCCGGAGACGCCGCCATCGCCCTGCTCGGGAGCGCGCGCATCTCTTGA
- a CDS encoding transcriptional regulator, which translates to MARGSAVPSDRNSRSRPPEGAVLKAERGRAAQQASQGLDRLIHERMRLGIVSALAVNESLSFNDLKRLMKTTDGNLSVHARKLEDALYISCTKRFDGRLPKTEYRLTAAGRRALERYLDHMEALIRATREG; encoded by the coding sequence GTGGCTAGGGGCAGCGCGGTGCCAAGCGACCGGAACTCCCGCTCCCGGCCCCCCGAGGGCGCGGTCCTCAAGGCGGAGCGGGGCCGGGCCGCCCAGCAGGCGTCGCAGGGGCTCGACCGGCTCATCCACGAGCGCATGCGCCTCGGCATCGTGAGCGCGCTCGCCGTGAACGAATCGCTGAGCTTCAACGACCTCAAGCGCCTCATGAAGACCACCGACGGCAACCTCAGCGTGCACGCGCGCAAGCTGGAAGACGCGCTGTACATCAGCTGCACGAAGCGGTTCGACGGGCGGCTCCCCAAGACCGAGTACCGTCTCACGGCGGCTGGACGCCGTGCCCTCGAGCGCTACCTCGACCACATGGAGGCGCTGATCCGCGCCACCCGCGAAGGCTGA
- a CDS encoding di-trans,poly-cis-decaprenylcistransferase, whose protein sequence is MTQSALHVAIIMDGNGRWATHRGRPRALGHHAGAKAVRRIVEAAPDLGITTLTLYAFSGDNWSRPPGEVTALMLLFLKYLRSETATFVANGIRLSVIGRRDRIPPEVRRAISATEAATAAGRALHLRIAIDYSARDAIIGATARAVEEARAGNGAGTPPLTRESFARLLGDATHAFEPAADVDLLIRTGAEQRLSDFLLWECAYAELTFSRKMWPDYTAADLAAALDEFSGRERRFGGIGRFAAG, encoded by the coding sequence GTGACACAAAGCGCTTTACACGTCGCCATCATCATGGATGGCAACGGCCGCTGGGCCACCCATCGCGGCCGCCCGCGCGCCCTCGGCCATCACGCCGGGGCGAAGGCGGTGCGGCGGATCGTGGAGGCCGCGCCGGACCTCGGGATCACCACGCTCACGCTGTACGCGTTCTCCGGCGACAATTGGAGCCGACCGCCCGGCGAAGTCACCGCCCTGATGCTGCTCTTCCTCAAGTACCTGAGGTCGGAGACGGCTACGTTCGTCGCCAACGGCATCCGCCTCTCCGTCATCGGCCGGCGCGACCGCATCCCGCCCGAAGTGCGCCGGGCGATCAGCGCGACGGAAGCGGCGACCGCGGCGGGGCGCGCGCTGCACCTGCGCATCGCCATCGACTACTCCGCGCGCGACGCGATCATCGGCGCGACGGCCCGCGCCGTGGAGGAGGCCCGCGCCGGCAACGGCGCTGGAACTCCCCCGCTCACCCGCGAGTCGTTCGCGCGATTACTGGGAGACGCGACGCACGCCTTCGAGCCCGCGGCGGACGTGGACCTCCTGATCCGCACCGGCGCCGAGCAGCGGCTCAGCGACTTCCTGCTGTGGGAGTGCGCCTACGCGGAGCTGACGTTCAGCAGGAAGATGTGGCCCGACTACACGGCCGCGGACCTCGCCGCCGCGCTCGATGAGTTCAGCGGGCGCGAGCGTCGCTTCGGCGGGATAGGGAGGTTCGCGGCGGGATGA